A stretch of the Rosa rugosa chromosome 5, drRosRugo1.1, whole genome shotgun sequence genome encodes the following:
- the LOC133711948 gene encoding uncharacterized protein LOC133711948, whose translation MIQRKRTKKGGDISSDLEALRMEDLDSIVQIALPHRSDSSYVSKLKNPIDRYSKMMMEDFEFTDKDCTYTQGKHGQNVSFSEKVHNKLDYNWHCAVVIKLMGKPNSTNTFDFMLKGLRRKWQVKGGWQLIDLPNDFFVVKFNLEEDMNYVLCGGPWILARQTLIVRKWRPDFDPMNEVIGKMALWVRIYGLPVKYFKDYTIAKIGKVLRDVVKVDQVTIGQARGKFARVCVEIDLSKPLRPFVEVESVAYNVIYEGISLICFECGCYGHAKDKCPTVATGPSTPT comes from the coding sequence ATGATACAGAGGAAACGCACCAAGAAGGGTGGAGATATCTCTTCAGATCTTGAAGCACTTCGTATGGAGGACCTCGATTCAATTGTCCAGATCGCTCTACCTCACCGCTCGGACTCGAGCTATGTTAGCAAGCTCAAAAACCCAATCGACCGCTATAGCAAAATGATGATGGAGGACTTTGAGTTCACCGATAAGGACTGTACCTACACTCAGGGCAAGCACGGCCAAAATGTCTCGTTCTCAGAGAAGGTCCATAACAAACTTGACTATAACTGGCATTGCGCTGTGGTGATTAAACTCATGGGTAAGCCAAATTCTACAAACACTTTTGACTTCATGCTCAAGGGTCTTAGAAGGAAGTGGCAGGTTAAGGGGGGCTGGCAACTAATTGATCTACCTAATGACTTCTTCGTTGTTAAATTTAATCTGGAGGAAGACATGAACTATGTGCTTTGTGGTGGACCTTGGATTTTGGCTAGGCAGACCTTAATTGTCAGGAAATGGAGGCCAGATTTTGATCCAATGAATGAGGTAATTGGAAAAATGGCATTATGGGTTAGAATCTATGGGTTGCCTGTGAAATATTTCAAGGACTACACTATTGCTAAAATTGGAAAAGTACTTAGAGATGTTGTCAAGGTTGATCAGGTTACTATTGGCCAAGCCAGAGGGAAATTTGCGAGAGTTTGTGTAGAAATTGATCTTAGCAAGCCTCTTAGGCCTTTTGTGGAAGTTGAGTCTGTGGCTTACAATGTTATCTATGAGGGCATCTCATTGATATGTTTTGAATGTGGCTGCTATGGCCATGCTAAGGATAAGTGCCCCACTGTTGCTACTGGTCCTTCTACACCCACTTAA
- the LOC133709139 gene encoding serine/threonine-protein kinase STY13-like encodes MLEGGAKFTGIIGLNNNDNNYYDLSQVFYHKLHEGEGEGTNMSIDSMQTSVDGGSVAMSIDNSSVASNTNDSHTRILNHQGLRRRTNDNYSVAQSVNRGRVTHALSDDQLACALMDSNSVTEGLENYEAWTIDLRKLNMGDAFAQGAFGKLYRGTYNGEDVAIKILERPENDPEKAQIMEQQFQQEVKMLATLKHPNIVRFIGGCRKPMVWCIVTEYAKGGSVRQFLMRRQSRSVPLKLAVKQALDVARGMAYVHGLGLIHRDLKSDNLLIFSDKSIKIADFGVARIEVQTEGMTPETGTYRWMAPEMIQHRPYTQKVDVYSFGIVLWELITGMLPFSKMTAVQAAFAVVNKGVRPIIPADCLTVLGEIMTRCWDPNPDARPPFTEVVRMLEIAETEIMTTVRKARFRCCMTQPMTAD; translated from the exons ATGTTGGAAGGTGGTGCCAAGTTCACTGGAATCATAGGTCTAAACAACAACGATAACAACTACTATGATTTGTCTCAAGTCTTTTACCACAAACTCCATGAGGGTGAGGGTGAGGGTACTAACATGTCCATTGACAGTATGCAAACTAGCGTTGATGGAGGCTCTGTCGCCATGTCTATAGATAACAGCAGCGTTGCTTCTAATACTAATGATTCCCACACACGCATCTTGAACCACCAAGGCCTGCGCCGACGCACAAATGACAACTACTCTGTTGCCCAAAGTGTTAATCGCGGAAGAGTCACCCACGCTCTCAGTGATGATCAGCTTGCCTGTGCTCTAATGGACAGCAATTCCGTCACAGAGGGGCTTGAGAATTATGAGGCGTGGACAATTGACTTAAGAAAGCTAAACATGGGTGACGCTTTTGCACAAGGTGCTTTTGGGAAGCTATACAGAGGTACTTACAACGGAGAGGATGTTGCTATCAAAATTTTGGAGAGGCCTGAGAATGACCCAGAAAAGGCTCAGATAATGGAGCAACAGTTTCAACAGGAAGTCAAGATGTTGGCTACATTGAAGCATCCAAACATAGTTCGTTTTATTGGTGGCTGCCGTAAACCAATGGTTTGGTGCATTGTAACAGAGTATGCTAAGGGTGGTTCAGTACGGCAATTCTTGATGAGGCGGCAGAGCCGATCAGTACCGTTGAAGTTAGCAGTCAAGCAAGCTCTGGATGTTGCAAGGGGGATGGCATATGTTCATGGTCTCGGCCTGATTCACAGAGACTTGAAATCTGACAACCTTTTGATTTTTTCAGACAAATCAATTAAAATAGCTGATTTTGGGGTTGCCCGTATTGAGGTGCAGACGGAAGGAATGACACCAGAGACAGGGACATACCGCTGGATGGCTCC GGAGATGATCCAGCATCGGCCGTACACTCAGAAAGTTGATGTTTACAGCTTTGGGATTGTTCTTTGGGAACTTATTACAGGGATGCTTCCGTTCTCGAAAATGACAGCAGTGCAGGCAGCGTTTGCAGTTGTCAATAAGGGTGTCCGTCCTATTATTCCCGCTGACTGCTTAACTGTTCTTGGTGAGATAATGACGAGATGCTGGGATCCCAACCCTGATGCCAGGCCACCCTTCACCGAGGTGGTAAGAATGCTCGAGATTGCAGAGACAGAGATCATGACAACCGTTCGGAAGGCTCGTTTCAGGTGTTGCATGACCCAACCAATGACAGCCGACTGA